The Juglans microcarpa x Juglans regia isolate MS1-56 chromosome 2D, Jm3101_v1.0, whole genome shotgun sequence DNA window TCAACACTTTGTTCACAACCACCCAAGCCATGGGCGTGCCTGCTGGGTATTTTTGACCAAAAAATGGTTGTGTCTCACCCGAGCATGATTTTGCTGGTTCATCCCAGTCTCTGCCCCTGTTACGTGAACAATAACCCATAGATGAAGGAAATTTAGTTTCACAACTTTCTCATTATACCTCAAACTGAATATAATTAATCCTAATCCAACCCATTTAAAATTGGACATAACCTTCAACTGTAATTTGCTAACTTTCTGTGAAATTCGTGTCGGATTCCCCAGTTGGatcatatcaagtcatgttTGGACTATATCATGTGTGTACTGAAAATACCTCATAATACCtcactatttttattattttattattattttttatctacttttcattattatttactattatttaatattctattattatttttttactactattaacagAATACCTGAAAATATCTTACTATTCAAATGCAATATTAATATGCTAATTTGGTGTTAGGTTTATATTAGGTTTGTAAGTCGTGCCAAAAATTTTCTATCCCAACGtataagagaaaaagaaaaagaaaaagacttatAAAAAGTTCTAgtgtaatgaaaaatatagacaTTCCTAAAAAGGAATAACAATAGAAAGATCTGTAAtacaaactaaaaataaaaccaaaaaataaacaagtgaGACGTTTGAGGGGTGGGTTTGCATACTCGTAATGGGTGGGAGAAATCCCGAGGAAGAAGAGCTTGGTTTTGGAAGCATCAACGTTTAGGTTGACCCATCTACCCCAGGTTGTCATCCCTTTGTAATAAGCAATTATACGGTTCATATCTTTGTACAATTTATTCCCCTCTTGCATGTAATCCCACCTGTAACAATAGATTAATTACTCAAATTAAACACTATTTAAATGTTAATGGTATAGGGAGAGATCAGATGGATCGTACGGTTGGGTTCTCCCTGTGTGGGTCCACCAATGCCACGTGTTAAAGATCAGCATGTCCATTCCCTTCCATCCGTTACCATTCTTTATCGAGTCAAGCTTCAAAACTCGCCGCCCGTTCTCCTCCACAAGATCCACTAGGAATGGCGTGCGGAATAGCAATATCTTAACCCCATAGTCCTGTCCTCAGAGAGTGCACGAGTTTCATTATTTCATCATCGATAAAATGGTTgcataatatcatataatctgatccacaaaataaattatatatatatataatgtctaATTTTCGGGATgaagaatattaataatataatctGAAATcgcattaaaagaaaaagatcgtCAAGTATcatctatataatataaggTTGGATACTATAGGAAACAGTGGGACCATTGAGAAAGTAATTATTGCTACTAAACTAAAGTGGTCAGTATacaccaatgttttgaataccgtaccggacaccgtaccggtcaaggcactgaaacgaaatatttcgataccgatttcgtttcgggatagcatttcgggataacgtttcaggatagtcgatctataaataaattatatatatataaatatatataaaaattatattttaaaaaaatagtctatatataaataaattatatacaaatacatatatataaaaattataaatagtctagtctgaattgagggttaaaaaataagcttgtagtttgaaaaaatgaaaaaaaaaaaaaaatacaggccgaaatatcggccagtaccggccgaaatatataccggtacaggccgaaatttaggccggtatgaccggtacctaccggtacggccggtattttgacCGGTACGGAATAGGTACAGTATCTGTACCgaccggacggccgaaacgaaaaacttcagccgtaccggccggtacggtacgaaatttaaaactttggtatACACTGCAAATCAACCCCCAACATCCCCCACagccccaaaaaaaagaaacaaatttctgaaaaatagaagaaaaataaatagggAATTGAAAAAATGATTGATTATTTATAGGCTCTCGCAGCTGTCCTATATGTTGCTCATCAAGGTCTGAAATGattagaaaaaatagtaaaaattttatgtgcagtcaattttgtattttttacacattctattgatgtgattaactgcatattaaaaaaaattaacacaacCAATCACATCAAAAGAGAGTACAAAGAGTATGTAAAAATAACTGTACgtagcaaaattaaaaaaatagtaacctTTTATGAAGATAGTTTAGATTTTTATGATGATTGTAAGATAAAAGGAGACCAATAAATACATTTCCATTCTTTGTGGTAACTAATATCACTTTGTtttgttcttattattttttattatttcatcttgttaacaaaatcatatctgAAATCTggtatactttatttttttcatgatcttcatttaattttgtaataattttctATTGCTAAAATATATTACAGATGACGACATTTAAAGTCGTGAACTAGGTTGAGTTAATGGCAAGACTTTGTTCCCTCTCTAACATTTACATGTCTAGAGCAGcctattaaatattgttatgcCAACTTTTGATCCCACTGCCATAAATTAAAGTTGTGAAATCAAAAGTTGGATGGGGAGGgttctcctatatatatatatacatcgcTCAAGACATTTACAAGATCCCAGCATTCATGATCAATTGGGTCATCATAGAAAATGATAACGACTATTGCTGATTGAGCCATGTTATCCCAAAATTTCTGGAAGAGAACAGAAAAGGAACTTAGtttattactttaaaaaaaaaatcgaaaattcTGTGCTATAAATATGTCATCATATAAATTGCGTgaaattattacatttttccaaaactttACAGGTGGAAATAAATTTGTGGGTGGCTCTACAGGCACCACTCTCAGCTCCTAGCCGAGCtaacttttattatattagcatttttgttttcgtttttatttttattttttgttttttctttacatgtattttcttaacatttttaaatattttttaaaaaaataaaaaaatcacaatattattaaaatataattttttaatcactaagtaaaaaaaaaaaaaaaaaaaatcctaacagTAGCCACAGCGAAAGAATCCGAGAAGAGTAGCTATTTCCTAAATTTGTCTAAGAGGTTTGCCATAAAGTTATTTGCTGGATTTTgactcatatttaataaaaaaaagtagctTGTCTGGTTTTAACAACCAGTCATTTATTACTTTGATACGAATATCGAGCGGACACTGTCCCACCCACATAGTGAAAAGTTAGTACTCGAGAGGACTCCCATCAACAGTCACGCTCTCCTCTTTTAATGCTTACACTCCGCACTCACTCCCCcattgataaaatatatgagcTTCTTTCATTCCCTCTCAAAACAAGATGATCTTcctttcaaaaacaaaacaagatgaTCCATATGGTGAATCTATACAGACATGAGGCTTTAATTTTGCACGTTTTAATCTAcagaaaaaaactaaagaaatacAGAGAGCTGTAACGTCACAGttcagttttgtatttttttttttttaaatcataagtAGGAAAAAATGGAAGGGcaaagatgaaaaattaaaattccaaAAGAACTTTTACCTTTCTCAAAAGGTAGAGAGAAAGGAAACAGACGTGCATGCACAATGATTACTTCTAATTCGAGCATGGGAAAAAAAGGGTATGATACCGGCCAAGAtaagcaaaaaacaaagaaattagaAACTTCACCTCGAATGTCACTGAAGCCAGCCCCTCTCTCTTGATGTATGATGTCTTAGAGCTTGGCACCCATGCGTGAATCATACAGCTAAACGATTCAAACTGATTCAAACTCAGCGAGTCTCCCACGAACATAATCTTCTTCCCCCTCCATTTCTCCAAGAAATTTAGCCCATTAAACCTGTGCCACTTCCATACTCAATCAATCACCCATTACataaaaattcacatgcattttTCCTAAAATACGCAATGCGGTCAACTCAATTAAACTCGATCTCAGCTTAAACATGTATTCTTTTGTATGCACAAGTGTATATAAATGAGGAGAATGGTGAGAAATGGTACCTGGGCAAGGCACAGGAGAAAGGTTGCCATCTGTATTTAAGGTAGGAGTTATCAGGGCGGCCGTATTTCTGGCAGTTGAATTCTGGATCTATGAAGGGACAGGAAGAGGAAGAGTAGAGAGGGTACGAAGAATCGTAGACCCATTTACCATGGAAAACGTTGCAGTTGCCTGCAAGTTTTCTGGCACTGAAATGGGTAGCATTATTGAAGGAAATGAGGTCCTCCTCAGCTTCTGTTTTGTGGGAAAACAAAAACAGGAAGAGAAACAAGAAGGCTCGAAAGAATAGTTCTAAACCCATTTCCTTGGGTTTCAATCGAGATTAGTGTTCAGGCAAAAGGACGAGGAGTGAGGAAAAAGTTGTCTGATGCATGTCCTTTTTATAATGCATAATAATGCAGAGGGCATACAGACAgagggagagacagagacagagacagagggAGAGATCTATTTgccatttgtttcatttttcagttattttctGACACGAGTTGTGAAATCTTTAGATGCATTATTTTACCTGTTGCGTGTGGGGTTGGATCCAATCCATGCCTTGAAAATTTTTGGAATCATCatcagattttttattgtaaaataagtgCAATGATGGGAGACACATCCCCACCAAGctgattttgttttaaagttatttttctgGTAGGCTATTCACAGTGTGTATGTTATTGTCAAGCATATACATAGATAGGGAAATGATAATCTGCCGTTCCGTTCATACCACCCAAGTTGatcgttttatttttattattttacttagtgattaagaaagtaattttaaatatattagtatatttttatttgttaaaaatatttaaatatattaaaaaaattgaaaagaaaaaaaaaaagaaaaaagaaaaaaataacactgGATGGTAAGCTAGCGATAAGAGTGGGTGGCATAGTAGCCCTACTCATATAGATAAGGTAATGTTGCAGCGAACTACTTGGCTAAATTGGGGGCAAATAGAGTTTCATGTGTGTGGATATCTTTGAATCAGGCTCCAACTTATTTTAGGGGTTTAATCCGTATAGATAAActgattttactttatttgcgTATTTGTTAATATTAGTATCTTTGGGGTTggtagtttattatttttttggtcgTGTTTTGGTGATAAGATTATTTGGGCTTAGCAAAATAATGTAATCAAGGTATTTCTCCGTTAAAAGTGTGGATTTTTGCAATAAAGCCTTTgggcaattaaaaaaaaaaaaaaaaaacccttttcAATGAGAAGGAGATAAAAGTGGGAAAGTGTCATCTTTGTCCTACAGgtttgttgcatgaatattaTGTTATTTGCATCTGACCTGTTCGAGCTGTGTCTCCATTAAAACGCCATTGATGATCTCACAATATCAAccctattgatttttttttcttttttctcctttggtATTCAACAGAATCCAAAATCTGTCATGAACCGGCGGCTGGCATTGGGACAAGAAGCGAAGAACCCTAGAGTAGAGAAACTAATGGGCGTCGAACTGGAAGTGAGAAGTGGAAGTTGAAGTGTTAAGTGTTAAGTGCATAACTCGGAACGACGACGTAAGAAGGAAAGGGAAACGGTGCGTAGCGAGGTCTTGAAGGCAGAGTCGGTGTGCGTGCGTTTTGAGGAGAAATCGTGAATGGGTGCGTGCGTTTCGGGTGGAATTTGAGCAGTGTGTGTGCGTTTTGAATTAAGCATGGGCTGCGTGCGTTTTGGGTGGAATCTGAACAGTGTGCGTGCGTTTTGAATTAAGCAGGAGGCGTGcgttttatgttatattgtCAGCGTTTAATAACTGTTAAACGCACCGTTTGAGTTGGAAGACTTCAAACGGTGCGTTGGGGCAATACTGGGAGTAAAAACCTGGGCATCACAGAGTAAAGGGATATTGAGTCTGTCATTTTGAATATCATAGTCAGTAAGGTTAGTTTATCATTCTGAGAGTTAGTTACAAGTGAGAGAAAATGTAAGCATAAAGGGGAATGTGAGTGGAGAGGAACGACATTGAATAATCTTATTGTAAGGGAATTTTATTGTAAGGAGGTTGGGAGCCCTCGAAGCACTCCCGTAGCAATACAAACTCTCATAGTCTTTTTATCAAACATCTTCTGTGCACTCTGCTCTTTCCTTTGCAGCAACCATCTTCAGCATAGTCATATTCCTCCATTACATACACTCATCTTCCAGgttcctaacaagtggtatcgTGCCTAGTGACATTCCCAAAATAGCATTCCGTACTCATGAGGGccattatgaatttttggtaaTGCCATTTGGTCTTACTAATGCACCGGCCACATTCCAAGGGCTCATGAATGATGTTGTTAAaccttttttgagaaaatttgtgcTTGTATTCTTTGATGACATTCTAGTATATAGCAAATCTATGGGGGAACATGTGGATCACCTAAGAGAGGTTTTAAACACATTGAAACAGCACTGCCTGTTTGCAAAAAAATCTAAGTGTCAGTTTGCGATTAATGAAGTTGACTATTTGGGACACATTATTAATGATAAGGGAGTGATGGCTGATCCCTCTGAGATTGTTTCAATGATAGAGTGGCCCGAGCCTAAGAATGTGAAGGCCTTACGAGGATTCCTTGGACTCACCGGTTATTATCGAAAATTTATCTGGAATTATGGTCTCATCGCTGCACCGCTTACTTCCTTACTCAGAAAAAACAGTTTCTCTTGGAACCTGGAAGCCTGCGAGGCTATTACAAAAAGCCTTAAAACAGGCCATGTCTCAACCACCGGTCCTTAAACTTCCTGATTTCAGCAAGCCATTTGTAATTGAGTGTGATGCAAATGGAAAAGGGATAGGGGCAGTGTTAATGCAGCTAGGGCAGCCCATCTATTTCTTAAGTCAGGCTCTTAAGGGTAAGGCCTTGCTACTTTCGACATATGAGAAGGAATTATTGGCTCTTGTGACAGCAGTACAAAAGTGGAGACCCTACCTCCTTGGGCAACCTTTTATCATAAAAACTGACCAACAAGCCTTTAAGTTTTTGCTAGAACAATGCATGGGGACTGAGAAGCAACAGAAATGGATTACAAAGCTAATGGGTTATGATTTTTCCATTGAATACAAAAAGGGTAAGGAAAACAAGGTGACGGATGCCCTTTCAAGAAGAGAAGGGGGAGACCAAGAATCGGTTTGCTCAGCTATGATTTCGTTTCCTACGCCTCTTTGGattgaggagttgaagaaaagCTACCTAGATTCTACGGAGTTAGTAGAGTTACTTAaaaatctgcatcaaaatcagaACATTCCTCAAGGGTTTTCCGTGCAACAAGGGCTAATTATTAGGAAAGGAAGGGTGGTTTTGAACCCAGATTCTGATTTTAAGTTAAAAGTTCTGCAGTACATTCATAATAACCCCCAAGCAGGTCACTCCGGgtatttaaaaacatatcacAGAGCCAAACGAGATTTTTATTGGAAAGGAATGAAGAGGGACATCAAACAGTTAGTGAGAGAATGTGAAACCTGTCAAGCTGTTAAATATGAAACAACTTATCCAGCAGGGTTGTTACAACCCTTACCTATTCCGGATCAGCCTTGGACCGACATATCGCTGGATTTTATTGATGGGTTACCGAATTCTAAGGGATTCagtgttatttttgtggtggTGGACCGTTTTTCGAAGTATGGCCACTTTATAGCCTTATCCCACCCCTACATAGCTCAAGTAGTCGCCGatgtgtttatgaaaaatatctttaagCTGCATGGGTTTCCTAGGTCCGTGGTGTCGGATAGGGATTCTATTTTCTTGAGTTCTTTTTGGCAGGCTCTATTTCACTCCCAGCGTTCCTCTCTTGACTATAGCTCGGCCTACCATCCTCAAACCGATGGCCAGACCGAGGCACTTAACAAGGGTTTGGAATGCTACCTAAGATGCTATGCAAGGGTAAAACCCAAGTCCTGGTCAGTTTGGTTACCTATGGCagagtggtggtacaacaccacttatcacacatcaacaaaaatgACCCCTTTTGAAGCTGTATACGGGCACCCTCCTCCCACCTTACTATCTTATGTTCCGGGAACAAGCATGAATAACATGGCAGACCGAGTTTTAAGGGATAGGGATCAGGTGATACAGTTGCTTAAGAACAATTTGAGTAAAGCCAGTAATCGAATGAAACACTTTGCTGATAAAAAAAGGACTGAGAGACAGTTTGAGGTAGGAGATTGGGTCTATTTGAAGTTTACAACCATACAGACAGAAAACCCTAGCAATTCGACACAACATGAAATTAGCCCCCAGATTCTATGGGCCTTTTCAAATTGAAGCTAAAATAGGTGCAGTGGCTTACAGATTAAAGCTTCCAGAATCTTCCAAGATTCACCCGACCTTTCATGTGTCttgcttaaaaagaaaaatcggcTGCCAAGTTCCAATCTTTCCATCACTACCACCTACATATCACATAGGGGAATTAAGACCAGAACCAGAAAGAATCATTGAAAGACGCATGAAGAAACAAGGTGCAAGAGCAGTTACCAAGGTCCTCGTGAAGTGGTTGGGGTTGCCGACTGAAGAAAATACTTGGGAACTATTATGGCATCTGCAAGGCCTTTaccctcaccttgtgggcaaggtgctgtgATGGGGGAGAGTTGTCATGAACCGGCGGCTGGCATTGGGACAAGAAGCGAAGAACACTAGAGTAGAGAAACTGATGGGCGTCGAACTGGAAGTGAGAAGTGGAAATTGAAGTGTTAAGTGTTAAGTGCATAACTCGGAACGACGAAGTAAGAAGGAAAGGGAAACGGTGCGTAGTGAGGTCTTGAAGGCAGAGTCGGTGTGCCTACGTTTTGAGGAGAAATCGTGAATGGGTGCGTGCGTTTCAGGTGGAATTTGAGCAGTGTGCGTGTGTTTTGAATTAAGCATGGGTTGCGTGCGTTTTGGGTGGAATTTGAGCAGTGTGCGTGCGTTTTGAATTAAATAGGGGGTGTGcgttttatgttatattgtCAGCGTTTAATAACTGTTAAACGCACCGTTTGAGTTGGAAGACTTCAAACGGTGCGTTGGAGCAATACTGGGAGTAAAAACTTGGGCATCACAGAGTAAAGGGATATTGAGTCTGTCATTTTGAATATGATAGTCAGTAAGGTTAGTTTATCATTCTGAGAGTTAGTTACAAGTGAGAGAAAATATAAGCATAAAGGGGAATGTGAGTGGAGAGGAACGGCATTGAAGAATCTTATTGTAAGGGAATTTTATTGTAAGGAGGTTGGGAGCCCTCGAAGCACTCCTGTAGCAATACAAACTCTCATAGTCTTTTATCAAACATCTTCTGTGCACTCTGCTCTTTCCTTTGCAGCAACCATCTTCAGCGTAGTCATATTCCTCCATTACATACACTCATCTTCCAGGTTCCTAACAAAATCCCCtttaatatatagattatatCTTCATCAGTATAACCACTAGTAATAAGCCCATCTTATTACATTGATCAAATCCATACCAGCCAGCAAGAATGGACTCAACCCGAGTCCAATTGAGGCAAAATATGGGAATACTAGGAGCATTGCTCTCCATATATAATGCAAAGGAGCATACAAAAtaattccaatatttttttattaacgaTAAGGAGATGGTTTCTAACATCCTAAAATCCTCTAATACAAAATTAACTGACATGACTGAAGTACATGCACATTCACTCACTAGATCTCATACGTACCTACGTACCCACGATTGGCATGCTGCATTGAATTGATCGCCGGAGGGCACTTCATGAAATATTGCATGCCACCATGTTCAACTCCTTAATTTGTTTATAAGTAGGTTATATCAACTCAATTACTATTCGTAAATCGTGAGAATAATTAGATCAAAGGATCCTTGTGTTGTCAGAAATGATCTGATTTCATTCATTTGTTAATGctatgcaagttttttttttaagcaaatgacatttataaataaGGGGAATGAAATGGTATAATCTCTAAGACGTGCAAGCAGAGATGCCTATTGTAAGAGGTCGTACATATCTTGTGGCAATTAATTGGTGTTTTAATACTCTTTTTGATGGATCGGTTCtcatcatatataaatatatacgcCCTTTTCTCAATATATAGCTTTCTCTTGATCATGTCTCTTGCCttcaactttaaatatttaggTTGACTTAGTGGTGATGACATGACAAAGGattaatgtttatttaatttatttttttcaaaatacatttaaaaagtCATATTTTCTCCATAAGTTTGTAACAATATATTGGAAGGGACTAAATTCCACGATTAATTAGAagtaatacatatatatatatatatatatagatggcaCTACAAGGAAAAATACTTTTACCGGCGATTCATTTTCGCTGGCAAAGGTATTAAAATCGCCGCCTATAACCTTTcccagcgatttataaatcgctggaGGTTAGCTCCAAGCCCTAAAAACTTAGCTCCAAGCCGAATATGGAGGCATTGTGCGGCGACTTCCTAGGGCTAGGAAACGACTCGAAAATGAAGTGATTAACATTCAAATGAAAGCCACGTGCTAACTGGGGTACGAGGAATGTGGATTTGCAGGTGGGTTGTCCATGGAGAAAGAGGAACTAGGGGGAAGGGTGTGGGAAAATGGGACTCCGACAGTGAATGGCGTAGTTACCACAGTGAAGCCTTCGAGTGGCTTCCGTTTGTCGCAAACAGCCGTGACCATCGGCAATGCCAGGTGGAGAAAtgggtttttggttttggtCTGGGTTTTGTTGAAGTGGAGATCGAAGAACAAGCGTGGTGGGGGGAAAaagattgggggggggggggggggggggggggggggggggggggggggggggggggggggaaataAAGATCTTTGGTGTTTTGGTGCTCACAATAAGTTGCGACATAAATTACATCGCCGTAACAGTATAAAACCTTTCCCAGTGAACAAACTTGCtgctaatatataataaatcgctgcaaaaaatgaaataagttaagtCAGGCACCAAATTCAGCATGTGGTGTTAAAAACATGTGGCAATTCCTAAATCACTGCAAATATGTACCATTTGCAGCGATTATATTTGCAGCGATTCTAAAATCGCCGGAAAAGTaggtttttcttgtagtgtggcTTATAGTCTAGGCACTAATTGCTCAATAAATTTACAACAAGTGGATTGGAAGCGACCAAACTCCATAATTAGTTTGAAGCATTaattcccaaaacccaataaacaatacatctcaaaaaatctccaaattcctaaaacatttttataaccAAACATGAAGAGATATTCTATATTCATaaccaaaattttttaatattttctacaattttcaTAAGTTGTATAGAGAGAATTTGGAGATAAATGACCGACTTGATCATAATgtacaaaaatgaagaaaaaagggCCATTAAAGGCGTATTTGGGTGCCTTCCCCCCCTAACATGGAGGAATGAATTATCAAATGTATGAGTAGTTGTTAGATAGtcgtaaaatttataaaaattgtgttGTTAACTTATCACAAGATGTCTTAATGATATCATGCCTTGTAATATGTTTCGAGTATCGCCACGGCTATAATTCGAGAATActaaataattaattcaattatatatttgagCAAATGCTTCAACCTTGAATTACTAAGAAAGATTAAGAGACGTGAAAATCGTGATCCATATTCTCTTACTACTATACCGCACCCACCTTTTGTGCACCCCGTGATTTGAAATTGAAGGAGATAAGGGATTAGCAATAATGTGTTTCATTTCTAATTTCGTAGTAGTCTTAATCAAGAACATATATAGCTAGGATAATTTACCCTCTTTCGGGATAAGACCCTTTGGAAGCAAAATGCCCAAAACATTAGGTTTggaattgaataattaaatacttttttaatttcttatttgaagTAATGATATTGAAAACATGGTTATATCAATCTCACACTACAAGAGAATGcatttttgagacaaaaaatttcatctcaaaagatgtcattttcgtcccaaaagagatttagagatgaaaaatCTTCGTCTTTATTTCGTCCCAAAAGGTTCGTCTCAAACggtttttggagatgaaatttgaatttcgtcccaaaaaatacttttatggATGAAATCTGGCCGAACCAGTCGAAAGTGTTCAAAcgagaatatttttttgggatgacacgttttcatcttgaaaaaccgttcgaatggaacATGTACTAATCGGACAGTTGGGTATCTGTTTGAACTCTTTCGAAATTTGATTCGAATGATGCAAATTTATGGAACCTATTCGAATGGAGTGAGTGTTTGAACattttatttgtgtttgaacaaatatatttatgttcgaacaacAAGAATCTGATTAAACACGTTTGACAAACGTTCGACTTTAAAACATATGTTTGAAGGGCtggtttgatatttttgttcaaacgaATTATGGTATATTCGAATGATTACAAATGTATTCGAACAAATTATTGTTTGTTCGAATGTTCAAACATGCGGTCTGTTGCACATACAATTAATTGATTCAAACAGGGTTGGCGGTTCTCAGTTCATTCGATTAGTTTATTGGTTGTTTGAACGGAAGCGgtaataaattgtaaattactGTTCGAACTGGGTATTTTACGTTCTAACAGTACTGATGATATAGTAAGCTGTAAATTCAGAAtatgaaactaatattaaatattgtaattaaaacatcacaattgttcaaatgttgcaTCAAgtcagaataataaaaagacaacTGAAGAAAATAAGTTCTAGGATGGTGGtagcatagagttttgggacatcattaaTTGTCATTGTTTGAACATTTGCTAGGATTGAATCTCCAGCTTCTTCTacatgttttgttctaatcTCGGCTCTATATCTACTGCCTAATCT harbors:
- the LOC121250595 gene encoding protein trichome birefringence-like 39, yielding MGLELFFRAFLFLFLFLFSHKTEAEEDLISFNNATHFSARKLAGNCNVFHGKWVYDSSYPLYSSSSCPFIDPEFNCQKYGRPDNSYLKYRWQPFSCALPRFNGLNFLEKWRGKKIMFVGDSLSLNQFESFSCMIHAWVPSSKTSYIKREGLASVTFEDYGVKILLFRTPFLVDLVEENGRRVLKLDSIKNGNGWKGMDMLIFNTWHWWTHTGRTQPWDYMQEGNKLYKDMNRIIAYYKGMTTWGRWVNLNVDASKTKLFFLGISPTHYEGRDWDEPAKSCSGETQPFFGQKYPAGTPMAWVVVNKVLSRIQKPISFLDVTTLSQYRKDAHPSAYSGDHSGTDCSHWCLPGLPDTWNELLYAELFG